The following proteins come from a genomic window of Montipora foliosa isolate CH-2021 chromosome 2, ASM3666993v2, whole genome shotgun sequence:
- the LOC137991862 gene encoding uncharacterized protein: protein MYHRIRIPEADQHIHRFLWRNQQTDREPDVYVKRVLIFGDKPAPAMAQIALRKTVDEAREDFPEAAQVLKDNTYMDDICDSVCTEEEARELTKCIDNVLETGGFKVKGWLSNKANSNTDQEERKETAILQGVMKKRAKIRPTGAVGKGRRLGREITLRNSRKMDQPVSRNEELQWHKLREMSDTALCSWPPYTLCFFSDASEVAFGSCAYARWQMSNGEYDARFIAAKSRVAPLKRLTIPRLELQGAVLASRLCKTIVDESRFQFEKVILFLDSKIVLAWIRSKAMRFKQFVSVRVGEIQTNTDPSQWKHIPGEMNVTDDVSRGISVRNLVER from the exons ATGTATCACAGAATCCGCATACCAGAAGCGGACCAGCACATACACAGGTTCCTGTGGAGAAACCAACAGACAGATCGCGAACCGGATGTCTATGTCAAGAGAGTACTTATCTTTGGAGACAAACCAGCCCCGGCGATGGCACAAATAGCACTAAGGAAGACAGTAGACGAAGCAAGAGAAGATTTCCCAGAAGCAGCACAAGTTCTCAAAGACAACACCTACATGGATGACATCTGTGATTCAGTCTGCACCGAGGAAGAAGCACGAGAACTAACGAAATGCATAGACAATGTACTCGAAACAGGAGGTTTTAAAGTCAAGGGCTGGCTTTCGAATAAAGCTAACTCTAACACCGATCAGGAAGAGAGAAAGGAAACAGCGATTTTGCAAGGAGTCATGAAGAAAAG AGCCAAGATAAGGCCTACAGGAGCTGTGGGAAAAGGGCGTCGGCTGGGACGAGAAATTACCCTCCGAAACTCAAGAAAAATGGACCAACCTGTTTCAAGAAATGAAGAGCTTCAATGGCACAAGCTTCGAGAGATGTCTGACACCGCCTTATGCAGTTGGCCGCCCTATactctgtgttttttttctgatgCCTCTGAAGTCGCATTCGGTTCCTGCGCATATGCACGATGGCAGATGTCGAATGGAGAGTACGACGCACGATTTATTGCAGCAAAATCAAGGGTTGCACCGCTGAAAAGATTGACCATACCTCGCCTGGAGCTTCAAGGTGCAGTCTTGGCCTCCCGACTGTGTAAAACCATTGTAGACGAATCCCGTTTCCAATTTGAGAAAGTTATCCTTTTCCTGGATAGCAAGATAGTTCTAGCATGGATCCGTAGCAAGGCTATGAGATTTAAACAATTTGTATCAGTCAGAGTTGGTGAGATCCAAACCAACACAGACCCTTCCCAGTGGAAACATATTCCTGGAGAGATGAATGTAACTGACGATGTTTCTCGTGGCATATCAGTACGAAATTTGGTTGAGAGGTAG